A window of the Butyricimonas faecalis genome harbors these coding sequences:
- the traN gene encoding conjugative transposon protein TraN, which translates to MKKFFVMLALAWGTVGAFAQNEADSVAAVNNAVTLAKEVYPQKEEDGDLYHGLTRKLTFDRMIPPYGLEVTYGKTTHIIFPSSVRYVDLGSPNLIAGKADGAENVIRVKTTVKDFREETNMSVITESGSFYTFNVKYAEEPLLLNIEMKDFIHDGSEVNRPNNALDIYLKELGCESPKLVHLISKSIHKDNRRHIKHIGSKAFGIQYLLRGLYTHNGLLYFHTQIKNRSNVPYEVDFVTFKIVDKKLMKRTAIQEQVIFPLRAYDYVTSVAGKKDGRTVFVFDKFTIPSDKVLVVEMHEKGGGRHQTFTVESEDIVRAGVINELKVK; encoded by the coding sequence ATGAAAAAGTTTTTTGTAATGCTTGCCCTTGCATGGGGCACTGTGGGCGCTTTCGCCCAAAATGAAGCCGACAGCGTAGCGGCGGTAAACAATGCCGTCACACTGGCCAAGGAAGTGTATCCTCAAAAAGAGGAGGACGGAGACCTCTATCACGGTCTGACCCGTAAACTCACCTTTGACAGGATGATACCTCCATACGGGCTGGAAGTGACCTATGGAAAGACCACGCACATCATTTTCCCGTCATCGGTGCGTTATGTGGATCTCGGTTCTCCGAACCTCATTGCAGGCAAGGCGGACGGTGCGGAGAATGTCATCCGTGTAAAGACCACCGTGAAGGACTTCCGTGAGGAGACCAACATGTCCGTGATTACCGAAAGCGGAAGTTTTTACACCTTCAATGTGAAGTATGCGGAAGAGCCGCTGCTGCTGAATATCGAGATGAAGGATTTCATTCATGACGGAAGTGAGGTGAACCGCCCCAACAACGCCCTTGACATCTACCTGAAGGAATTGGGCTGTGAATCGCCTAAATTGGTACACCTTATCTCGAAGTCCATCCACAAGGACAACAGACGGCACATCAAGCATATCGGAAGCAAGGCGTTCGGCATCCAGTACCTGCTCCGCGGACTCTATACGCACAACGGCTTGCTTTATTTTCATACACAGATAAAGAACCGGTCCAACGTGCCTTATGAGGTGGATTTCGTGACTTTTAAAATTGTGGACAAGAAGCTGATGAAACGTACCGCCATTCAGGAACAGGTGATATTCCCACTGCGTGCTTACGACTATGTAACGTCCGTCGCGGGGAAAAAGGACGGGCGCACCGTTTTCGTCTTCGACAAATTCACCATCCCCTCGGACAAGGTGCTGGTGGTGGAGATGCACGAGAAAGGCGGTGGCAGACACCAGACCTTCACCGTGGAAAGTGAGGACATCGTGAGAGCCGGGGTTATCAACGAACTTAAAGTGAAGTAG
- the traK gene encoding conjugative transposon protein TraK produces MEFKSLKNIESSFRHLRLFGIVYLCVCTLLVGFSVWKAYSFAEAQREKIYVLDEGKSLMLALSQDLEQNRPVEAREHVRRFHELFFTLSPDKNAIEGNIRRAMFLSDRSAYAHYVDLAEQGYYNRIISGNVNQRVGIDSVKCDFHTYPYEVVTYAKLSIIREKSVTERSLVTRGRLLNSTRSDNNPHGFILEAFRVVENRDIRVYDR; encoded by the coding sequence ATGGAATTCAAATCATTGAAAAATATCGAGAGCAGCTTCCGACACCTGCGTCTGTTCGGAATCGTCTATCTGTGTGTATGCACCCTGCTTGTGGGATTTTCCGTATGGAAGGCTTACAGTTTCGCGGAAGCGCAACGGGAGAAGATCTATGTGCTGGATGAAGGCAAGTCACTGATGCTGGCCCTTTCACAAGACCTGGAGCAGAACCGCCCGGTGGAAGCAAGGGAGCATGTCAGACGGTTCCACGAACTGTTCTTTACGCTCTCGCCCGACAAGAATGCGATTGAAGGCAATATCCGGAGGGCCATGTTCCTCAGTGACCGTTCCGCCTATGCCCATTATGTGGATCTGGCAGAGCAGGGATATTACAACCGGATAATTTCGGGTAACGTGAACCAGCGTGTAGGGATTGACAGCGTCAAGTGCGATTTCCATACCTATCCGTATGAGGTCGTGACCTACGCGAAACTCTCCATTATCAGGGAGAAGAGCGTGACCGAGCGCAGCCTCGTCACGCGTGGCAGGCTGCTGAACTCCACCCGCAGCGACAATAATCCGCACGGCTTCATCCTCGAAGCCTTCCGTGTGGTGGAGAACAGGGATATAAGAGTGTATGACCGTTAA
- a CDS encoding DUF3872 domain-containing protein: MNALNKKRELAGMMAILFLGLAACLLSACNDEMDVQQSYPFKVETLPVPTRIVKGETVEIRCELKREGRFSDARYTIRYFQPDGKGTLRMDDGMVLLPNDRYPLDREVFRLYYTSESENQQTIDIYFEDNSEPAQICQLTFDFNNEAEDEDSVVTADSKELPVTIVGH, encoded by the coding sequence ATGAATGCATTGAATAAAAAAAGAGAATTGGCCGGAATGATGGCAATCCTGTTCCTGGGTCTGGCGGCTTGTCTGTTGTCCGCCTGCAATGATGAAATGGATGTACAGCAGTCCTATCCGTTCAAGGTGGAGACCCTGCCTGTCCCCACACGTATTGTGAAAGGTGAGACGGTGGAAATACGGTGTGAACTCAAACGTGAAGGACGGTTTTCCGATGCCCGCTACACCATCCGATATTTCCAGCCGGACGGCAAGGGTACACTCCGTATGGATGACGGGATGGTGTTGCTGCCCAATGACCGCTATCCCCTTGACAGGGAGGTGTTCAGGCTATACTACACTTCTGAAAGCGAGAACCAGCAGACGATAGACATCTATTTCGAGGACAACAGCGAACCGGCACAGATTTGCCAATTGACTTTTGATTTCAACAACGAGGCGGAGGACGAGGATTCCGTCGTGACTGCGGATAGCAAGGAATTGCCGGTCACAATTGTCGGACACTAA
- a CDS encoding glycoside hydrolase family protein, protein MMKLKAIWFAVLSITVFFPGMPSRAENPIKASPDRFSIAVECVKRFEGWHGEKKHWPYVGWGHKVLPGERFTNSITKAQGDSILRADLRKLCRMFSYLGRDSLIVSVLAYNVGCSRIKGYGKIPKSRLLKKLESGDRDIYKEYVSFRCYKGKVVPSIERRRKVEYMLLFEK, encoded by the coding sequence ATGATGAAGTTAAAAGCAATATGGTTTGCGGTGCTTTCCATCACGGTCTTTTTTCCGGGTATGCCGTCGAGGGCGGAGAATCCGATAAAGGCAAGTCCGGACAGGTTCAGTATTGCGGTCGAGTGTGTCAAGCGATTCGAGGGTTGGCATGGAGAGAAAAAGCATTGGCCTTATGTCGGGTGGGGGCACAAAGTTCTTCCCGGGGAGAGGTTTACCAACAGTATTACAAAAGCACAAGGTGATTCCATTCTGAGAGCAGACCTCCGTAAGTTGTGCCGTATGTTCAGTTATCTGGGACGTGATTCTTTGATCGTTAGTGTTCTTGCGTATAATGTGGGCTGTTCCCGTATCAAAGGGTATGGAAAAATACCCAAGAGCCGGCTGTTGAAAAAACTGGAGTCGGGTGACCGCGATATCTATAAGGAATATGTCTCCTTCAGATGCTACAAGGGGAAAGTGGTTCCGAGCATCGAACGGAGAAGGAAAGTGGAATATATGCTGCTTTTTGAGAAGTAA
- a CDS encoding TraL conjugative transposon family protein, which translates to MKKMFVKIKESVEEKLRKLCAGLSPEKRVPAIVMLAALFAIGNFYMIFRAIHDIGREDVRPEIIEIPPIEIPDVVPADTLPDKRVQEMEEFFNRFNQKENE; encoded by the coding sequence ATGAAAAAGATGTTTGTAAAAATCAAGGAATCCGTGGAAGAAAAGCTGCGGAAGCTGTGTGCCGGGCTTAGCCCGGAAAAGAGAGTGCCGGCAATTGTCATGCTGGCTGCCCTGTTTGCCATCGGAAATTTCTATATGATTTTCCGTGCCATCCATGACATCGGACGGGAGGATGTACGGCCGGAAATCATAGAGATACCCCCGATAGAAATTCCGGATGTCGTTCCTGCCGATACACTCCCGGATAAAAGGGTGCAGGAAATGGAAGAGTTTTTTAACCGATTCAATCAGAAAGAAAATGAGTAA
- a CDS encoding toprim domain-containing protein, which translates to MTIEEIRDIPIAVFLARMGYEPARRRGDEYWYLAPYREERTASFQLNVRKDIWHDFGTGQGGDIFTLAGEFIGSGDFKAQARFITGIWGGLAPEHKTVSRSGENDREDSHRQESFTKVQSGPLHNSVLLRYLAERGISGDVAMPNCKEIRYTLHGKRYFAIGFRNVSGGYEVRNRFFKASLSPKDISLMDNGSDTCNLFEGFIDCLSWMQLELGCGDDYLVLNSVALLERSFPVLDRYERVNCYLDRDEAGRRTLEALRKRYADKIVDCSSLYKGYKDLNEYLQNKFL; encoded by the coding sequence ATGACTATAGAAGAGATAAGAGACATTCCAATCGCCGTTTTTCTGGCACGGATGGGATATGAACCGGCAAGAAGACGGGGGGATGAATATTGGTATTTGGCCCCGTACCGGGAGGAGCGCACCGCCTCGTTCCAGTTGAATGTCCGTAAGGATATATGGCATGACTTCGGTACCGGACAGGGAGGCGACATATTCACCCTTGCGGGGGAGTTTATCGGCAGCGGGGATTTCAAGGCGCAGGCCAGGTTCATCACAGGGATATGGGGCGGTCTTGCTCCCGAACACAAGACCGTTTCCCGTTCCGGGGAAAATGACAGGGAAGATTCCCATAGGCAGGAAAGTTTCACGAAGGTACAGTCCGGACCGCTGCACAACAGCGTCCTGCTCCGTTATCTGGCGGAACGTGGCATTAGCGGTGATGTGGCTATGCCGAACTGCAAGGAGATCAGGTACACCTTGCACGGGAAGCGGTATTTCGCCATCGGTTTCAGGAATGTCAGCGGTGGGTACGAGGTGCGCAACCGCTTTTTTAAGGCCAGTCTCTCTCCGAAAGACATTTCGCTGATGGACAACGGTTCGGATACTTGCAATCTCTTCGAGGGGTTTATCGACTGCCTCTCGTGGATGCAACTCGAATTGGGATGTGGCGACGACTATCTCGTACTGAACTCGGTGGCATTGCTGGAACGCTCGTTCCCCGTTCTTGACAGATATGAGAGAGTCAACTGTTACCTGGACCGGGACGAAGCCGGACGGCGCACGCTGGAGGCGCTCCGCAAACGCTACGCGGATAAAATAGTGGACTGTTCCTCTTTGTACAAAGGATACAAGGATCTGAACGAATACCTGCAGAACAAGTTTCTGTAA
- the traM gene encoding conjugative transposon protein TraM, which translates to MSNDVNKLKQRLEIRKYLVFAGMFLLFLGAMWLIFAPSEEEKKKEEKNAGFNTELPDPREAGIEGDKIAAYEQADMKRKQTEKLRTLEDFSGMADGNSGTVVELSPDADAKDGSSREGDRRNEACSSSVSAYNDINRTLGNFYESPQEDPEKEALKAEVEQLKQAVAAQNAQPGYEEQVALLEKSYELAARYMPGNGSVNTDSRSDNESPGRNGKAKAVPVGLVSTPVVSSLPQPVSDSIQLTGMAQPERFHTPIGHKEERNVRNTIRACIHGDQTVISGQGVRMRLLEPMRVGKHILPKNSLLTGEGRIQGERLHVNILQVEYGGTIIPVELAVYDNDGQGGIFIPGSMEANAVREVAANLGQNLGTSISITNQSAGDQLLSELGKGAIQGVSQYISRKMREEKAHLKSGYTLMLYQDNDQ; encoded by the coding sequence ATGAGTAATGACGTCAATAAATTGAAACAGAGGCTGGAAATCAGGAAATACCTGGTTTTTGCCGGGATGTTCCTCCTGTTCCTCGGAGCGATGTGGCTCATTTTCGCACCGTCCGAAGAGGAAAAAAAGAAAGAGGAAAAAAATGCGGGATTCAACACCGAGCTTCCCGATCCGAGGGAAGCGGGCATAGAAGGGGACAAGATTGCCGCCTATGAGCAGGCTGACATGAAACGCAAACAGACGGAAAAACTGCGTACGCTGGAGGATTTCTCCGGGATGGCAGACGGGAACTCCGGGACTGTCGTGGAATTGTCACCGGATGCGGATGCCAAGGATGGCAGTTCTCGTGAAGGTGACAGAAGGAATGAAGCCTGTTCTTCATCCGTCTCCGCCTACAATGACATCAACAGGACGCTCGGCAACTTTTACGAGTCACCGCAGGAAGATCCGGAGAAGGAGGCGTTGAAAGCCGAGGTGGAACAACTCAAGCAGGCGGTCGCCGCACAGAACGCGCAGCCGGGTTACGAGGAGCAGGTGGCTCTCCTGGAAAAATCCTATGAGCTTGCGGCCAGGTATATGCCGGGCAATGGCAGTGTGAATACGGACAGCCGTTCCGATAATGAAAGTCCCGGGCGGAACGGAAAGGCGAAAGCCGTTCCCGTGGGGCTGGTTTCCACACCGGTGGTATCATCGTTGCCGCAGCCTGTCAGTGATTCTATACAGCTTACAGGAATGGCACAACCGGAAAGATTCCACACGCCAATCGGTCATAAAGAAGAGAGAAATGTGAGGAATACCATCCGGGCCTGCATCCACGGGGACCAGACCGTCATCAGCGGTCAGGGAGTGAGGATGAGACTGCTGGAGCCAATGCGTGTAGGGAAGCATATCCTGCCCAAAAACTCCCTGCTTACCGGAGAAGGGCGCATACAGGGTGAAAGGCTTCACGTCAATATCCTTCAGGTGGAATATGGCGGTACCATCATCCCCGTGGAACTTGCCGTGTATGACAATGACGGACAGGGCGGCATCTTCATTCCGGGGTCAATGGAGGCTAACGCCGTCAGGGAGGTTGCCGCCAATCTGGGGCAGAATCTCGGCACGAGCATCTCCATCACCAACCAGTCGGCAGGTGACCAGCTGCTTTCCGAACTCGGAAAGGGTGCCATACAAGGTGTCTCGCAGTACATATCCCGGAAGATGCGTGAAGAGAAGGCGCATCTCAAGTCAGGCTATACCCTGATGCTTTATCAAGACAACGATCAATAA
- a CDS encoding LPD29 domain-containing protein, whose protein sequence is MAYFHNIHSLADLKKEYRRLALQHHPDKGGDTAIMQQVNTEFERLFEVWKDKPDVSAASTGYEHDYSGATAKEYTEYVYNEYRWKGRNYKGQHAPEIVELVRTWLKEIYPRYKFSVRRENYNSIYIKLMSADFEAFTRESGKVQDHINHYNIERNPDLTDRAKEVMLNVCDFVMSYNFDDSDAMTDYFHTNFYLTLAIGSYRKPYKVELPKLDCKGKDKPEVFKHPEGPAHKAIRQALGTARFDFIEHRRHSGEMIFGEDHYGSHGEHYFWPKDYSSAKLAQKRIDKLEKAGIRCKLTGYNGGYIRFIGYTPEAEALLEKERQEYITAHRQWQTKQTVIN, encoded by the coding sequence ATGGCTTATTTTCATAACATACATTCATTGGCGGACCTGAAGAAGGAATACCGCCGTCTGGCATTGCAGCACCACCCGGACAAGGGTGGCGACACTGCCATCATGCAACAGGTGAACACCGAGTTTGAAAGGCTTTTTGAAGTCTGGAAAGACAAACCGGATGTCTCTGCCGCATCAACCGGGTATGAACATGACTATTCGGGTGCCACGGCAAAGGAATATACCGAGTACGTGTATAATGAATACCGTTGGAAAGGTCGCAACTACAAAGGGCAACATGCCCCTGAAATCGTAGAACTTGTGAGAACTTGGCTAAAGGAAATCTATCCGAGATATAAGTTCTCCGTCAGACGGGAGAACTACAATTCCATTTACATCAAACTGATGAGCGCGGACTTTGAGGCGTTCACCAGGGAATCCGGCAAAGTACAGGATCATATCAACCACTACAACATAGAGCGAAACCCCGATCTTACAGACCGTGCCAAGGAGGTGATGCTGAATGTCTGTGACTTTGTCATGTCATACAACTTCGATGACAGCGATGCGATGACGGATTATTTCCATACCAATTTCTACCTGACATTGGCTATAGGGAGTTACCGGAAGCCTTACAAGGTGGAACTGCCGAAACTTGACTGTAAGGGGAAGGACAAGCCGGAAGTGTTCAAGCATCCCGAAGGTCCGGCACACAAGGCCATCAGGCAGGCGTTGGGCACAGCCCGCTTTGATTTTATCGAGCACAGGAGGCATTCCGGCGAAATGATATTCGGAGAAGACCATTACGGCTCACACGGAGAGCATTATTTCTGGCCGAAGGATTATTCAAGCGCGAAACTGGCTCAGAAACGGATCGACAAATTGGAGAAAGCCGGTATTCGGTGCAAGCTTACAGGCTATAACGGCGGTTACATTCGTTTTATCGGCTACACTCCCGAAGCAGAAGCGTTACTGGAGAAGGAACGACAGGAATACATCACCGCCCATCGGCAATGGCAAACCAAACAGACAGTAATCAATTAA
- a CDS encoding PRTRC system protein C has product MALEIKGMTRSFRFKKGTEYITLQDPDPNISPDMVMNYYSNMYPELTTATVHGPVIREDMTEYEFKTTIGTKG; this is encoded by the coding sequence ATGGCACTCGAAATTAAAGGAATGACACGCTCATTCAGATTCAAGAAAGGAACAGAGTATATTACTCTTCAGGACCCGGATCCGAACATCTCGCCGGACATGGTCATGAACTACTATTCGAACATGTACCCGGAACTGACGACGGCTACCGTTCACGGACCGGTCATCAGGGAGGACATGACAGAATATGAGTTCAAGACAACTATCGGAACAAAAGGATAA
- a CDS encoding conjugal transfer protein TraO, whose product MKKYLFLFVTAVSLALFSGRAHAQRYLPGMKGVELRGGFANGSKSPLNYYTGFAVSGYTPKANRWVIGAEYLMKNYGYRDASVPRAQFTAEGGYYLKFLSDPTKTVFLSVGGSALAGYETVNWGERILYDGSRLLAKDAFVYGGAITLELEAYVTDRIVLLAAIRERVLWGSSLDLFTTQFGLGVKFIIH is encoded by the coding sequence ATGAAGAAGTATCTGTTCCTTTTTGTTACAGCCGTGTCGCTTGCCCTGTTTTCAGGGCGGGCGCACGCCCAGCGGTACCTGCCCGGGATGAAGGGCGTGGAACTGCGCGGAGGATTTGCGAACGGCTCAAAGTCCCCCTTGAATTATTATACCGGATTTGCCGTTTCCGGATACACCCCAAAAGCCAACCGCTGGGTCATAGGCGCCGAGTATCTGATGAAGAATTATGGGTATCGGGATGCGAGCGTACCCCGTGCGCAGTTCACGGCAGAAGGCGGCTATTATCTGAAATTCCTGTCTGATCCGACAAAGACGGTCTTCCTCTCGGTCGGCGGTTCCGCACTGGCCGGCTATGAGACCGTGAACTGGGGCGAGAGGATACTGTATGACGGTTCGAGGCTGCTCGCCAAGGATGCGTTTGTCTATGGCGGCGCGATAACCCTGGAACTTGAGGCATACGTGACAGACCGCATCGTCCTTCTTGCCGCTATCCGGGAACGTGTATTGTGGGGAAGCTCGCTGGACCTGTTCACGACACAATTCGGTCTGGGTGTCAAATTCATAATCCATTAG
- a CDS encoding PRTRC system protein E codes for MFFTAIHQMMTESVDLTIVIRKTNGQLTVSTLPKSNGLKDEAQNHIVPLTVTGTPQELDTGFLQAVTRPIQKACGLISNMAQFEAQADKAAASSKAAKEAKSKETKEEREKREKYEKLMKKAEELTAARNHREAVSVLTQAKAHANAAQLKEIEEKIKAADTEMNRGSLFDLMEQEAQPEPSVQQQQPHSQQPVYTQTPVQRNPQPQRPQQPVPQRPQQAYTQHPQQPGIWPPQQQPPQPQARPQIQPHAQYVQLTGGQQPSQPQYPPQPEIQDWQEERFMQEDEQQPYLSDQEHPAYSEKDYEEYIDFPQSMLEPKYSPYQTV; via the coding sequence ATGTTTTTTACAGCAATCCACCAGATGATGACGGAAAGCGTGGACCTCACGATCGTCATCCGCAAGACAAACGGACAACTGACCGTTTCCACATTGCCCAAATCGAACGGACTCAAGGACGAGGCCCAGAACCACATCGTGCCGCTGACTGTCACGGGCACACCGCAGGAACTTGACACAGGATTCCTGCAGGCAGTCACAAGACCGATACAGAAAGCGTGCGGGCTGATCTCCAACATGGCACAGTTTGAGGCACAGGCGGACAAGGCCGCCGCCAGCAGCAAGGCCGCCAAGGAAGCGAAATCCAAGGAGACGAAGGAAGAACGCGAGAAACGGGAGAAGTACGAGAAACTGATGAAGAAGGCGGAAGAACTGACAGCCGCCAGGAACCATCGGGAAGCCGTCAGCGTGCTTACACAGGCGAAAGCACACGCGAATGCCGCCCAGTTGAAGGAAATCGAGGAGAAGATAAAGGCAGCCGACACGGAAATGAACCGGGGAAGCCTCTTCGACCTAATGGAACAGGAGGCACAGCCGGAACCTTCGGTACAGCAGCAACAGCCACACTCCCAACAGCCAGTATACACACAGACACCGGTACAGAGAAATCCGCAACCGCAACGTCCGCAACAGCCGGTACCGCAGAGACCACAACAGGCATACACGCAGCATCCGCAACAGCCAGGAATATGGCCACCGCAACAACAGCCGCCACAGCCGCAAGCAAGACCGCAGATACAGCCGCACGCGCAATACGTACAGCTGACAGGCGGACAGCAGCCTTCCCAACCTCAATATCCGCCGCAGCCTGAAATTCAGGACTGGCAGGAAGAACGGTTCATGCAGGAGGACGAACAGCAACCGTACCTCTCCGATCAGGAACACCCCGCATACAGTGAGAAGGACTACGAGGAATACATCGATTTCCCGCAGTCCATGCTGGAACCCAAGTATTCACCTTATCAGACAGTTTAA
- a CDS encoding DUF4120 family protein produces MKILNEEHFENVKRYAESIGDTSLQKCLERLKSWEENPDHPCEISLYYDHAPYSFGFTQCYPDGRTGIVGGLLYHGIPDRSFAVTLQPFHGWQIHT; encoded by the coding sequence ATGAAAATCCTGAATGAAGAACATTTCGAGAATGTAAAGCGTTATGCCGAATCCATCGGTGACACCTCGCTCCAAAAATGCCTGGAGCGGTTGAAGAGCTGGGAAGAAAATCCCGACCATCCCTGCGAAATCTCACTCTACTATGACCATGCCCCGTACTCGTTCGGCTTTACACAATGTTATCCCGACGGAAGGACAGGCATCGTGGGCGGTCTGCTCTATCACGGAATACCGGACCGCTCTTTTGCCGTAACACTACAACCGTTCCACGGATGGCAGATACACACCTGA